A single window of Rudaeicoccus suwonensis DNA harbors:
- a CDS encoding aminopeptidase P family protein: protein MSEKQQKPEHRNPPLGEAFRDFIASGWAPRSDATTPEAAVAPYARDRRERLSAQFPGERLVIPAGGLKVRSNDCDYVFRPHSAFSHLTGLGSDREPDAILVLEPQAEGGHDAVLFFRPLADRDTEEFFADSRYGEFWVGARATIADIESELGLHARHIDEFKDAVAKDAGVITVRVVRDADGEVTSLVEQARESATEESTELDQALAQFLSELRLTKDEWEIEQMRAAILATEHGFEAVIADLPEAIRRGRGERWVEGVFGLYARHEGNGVGYDSICAAGDHANTLHWIKNTGEVREQDLILLDAGVEVDSLYTADITRTLPAGGTFSDAQRKVYDAVYAAQQAGFAAVKPGNKFSDVHAAAIRVIAEHLHEWGLLPDGVDVEATLDKDTGQFHRRWMVHGTSHHLGIDVHDCALARKEQYMDAELEPGMILTVEPGLYFKSDDELAPEAFRGIGVRIEDDVLVTADGCEVLSASMPSSSADVEAWIARVHADQH from the coding sequence ATGAGCGAGAAGCAGCAGAAACCAGAGCACCGGAACCCGCCGTTGGGCGAAGCCTTTCGCGACTTCATCGCCTCCGGCTGGGCACCTCGCAGCGACGCGACCACGCCTGAGGCAGCGGTCGCGCCATACGCCCGCGACCGCCGCGAGCGACTGTCCGCGCAGTTCCCCGGCGAACGCCTGGTCATCCCTGCGGGTGGCCTGAAGGTCCGCAGCAACGACTGCGACTACGTGTTCCGACCGCACTCTGCGTTCTCACACCTCACCGGCCTGGGCAGCGACCGCGAACCCGACGCCATCCTCGTCCTCGAGCCGCAGGCCGAGGGCGGCCACGACGCGGTGCTGTTCTTCCGCCCGCTCGCTGACCGCGACACCGAGGAGTTCTTCGCCGACTCAAGGTACGGCGAGTTCTGGGTCGGCGCCCGCGCGACCATCGCCGACATCGAATCCGAGCTCGGGCTGCACGCGCGCCACATCGATGAGTTCAAGGACGCCGTCGCCAAGGATGCCGGCGTCATCACCGTCCGCGTCGTCCGCGATGCCGACGGAGAGGTGACCTCGCTGGTCGAGCAGGCCCGCGAAAGCGCCACCGAGGAATCCACCGAACTCGACCAGGCGCTGGCACAGTTCCTGTCCGAACTGCGACTGACCAAGGACGAGTGGGAGATCGAGCAGATGCGCGCGGCGATCCTCGCCACCGAGCACGGCTTCGAGGCGGTCATCGCCGACCTGCCCGAGGCGATCCGTCGTGGTCGCGGCGAGCGCTGGGTCGAGGGCGTCTTCGGTCTGTACGCCCGGCACGAGGGCAACGGCGTCGGTTACGACTCCATCTGCGCCGCCGGGGACCACGCCAACACGCTGCACTGGATCAAGAACACCGGCGAGGTGCGCGAGCAGGATCTGATCCTGCTCGACGCGGGTGTCGAGGTCGACTCGCTCTACACCGCCGACATCACTCGCACACTGCCCGCCGGCGGCACCTTCTCCGACGCTCAGCGCAAGGTCTACGACGCCGTGTATGCCGCCCAGCAGGCCGGCTTCGCCGCCGTGAAACCGGGCAACAAGTTCTCCGACGTGCACGCGGCAGCCATCCGGGTCATCGCCGAGCACCTGCACGAGTGGGGCCTACTGCCCGACGGCGTCGACGTCGAGGCCACGCTGGACAAGGACACCGGCCAGTTCCACCGCCGGTGGATGGTCCACGGCACCAGCCACCACCTCGGCATCGATGTGCACGACTGCGCCCTGGCCCGCAAGGAGCAGTACATGGACGCCGAGCTCGAGCCGGGCATGATCCTGACCGTCGAGCCGGGCCTCTACTTCAAGTCCGACGACGAGCTGGCTCCGGAGGCGTTCCGCGGCATCGGGGTGCGGATCGAGGACGACGTGCTGGTCACCGCCGACGGCTGCGAAGTGCTGTCGGCGTCGATGCCCAGCAGCAGCGCCGACGTCGAGGCGTGGATCGCTCGGGTTCACGCCGACCAACACTGA
- a CDS encoding trimeric intracellular cation channel family protein, producing MLLTILNVAGIAVFAASGALLGVRRRLDLFGIWVVAVLTGVGGGVMRDVFLGVNPPTALQDWRLIGMASLSAIAIFFFHPQFSALRRSVLILDALGMGLFASTGALTAVHHHTSGFAAVLIGITTAVGGGVLRDVLVNEVPLLVQQRDLYAVPAMTGATVVVLLQHGGAADGLTLIVGTLLASGLRLVAVRQRWRLPMAADRD from the coding sequence GTGCTGCTGACGATCCTCAACGTCGCCGGTATCGCGGTCTTCGCCGCATCCGGCGCGTTGCTGGGTGTGCGCCGCAGGCTCGACCTGTTCGGCATCTGGGTCGTCGCGGTGCTCACCGGTGTGGGCGGCGGCGTGATGCGGGACGTCTTCCTGGGCGTGAATCCCCCGACGGCCCTGCAGGATTGGCGCCTGATCGGTATGGCGAGCCTGTCCGCGATAGCCATCTTCTTCTTCCACCCACAGTTCTCGGCGCTGCGCCGCAGCGTCCTGATCCTCGACGCGCTGGGCATGGGGCTGTTCGCGTCCACCGGCGCGCTCACCGCGGTGCACCATCACACCAGTGGATTCGCGGCGGTGCTGATCGGCATCACGACGGCTGTCGGCGGGGGTGTGCTGCGTGACGTGCTCGTCAACGAGGTGCCGCTGCTGGTGCAACAGCGCGACCTGTATGCCGTGCCGGCCATGACCGGCGCCACTGTCGTGGTCCTGCTGCAGCACGGCGGCGCCGCAGACGGACTCACGCTCATCGTCGGAACCCTGCTGGCGAGTGGGCTGCGTCTGGTTGCGGTGCGGCAACGCTGGCGTCTGCCGATGGCAGCCGACCGCGACTGA
- a CDS encoding WhiB family transcriptional regulator: MTCVSSDKPVWNDNWVASAACRKAFGTANLFGSGPEQRKAKSICRRCTVVAECLADALDSRIEHGVWGGMTERERRALLRRRPDVVTWAELFKRDRPTGVIE, translated from the coding sequence ATGACCTGCGTTTCTTCCGATAAACCCGTCTGGAACGACAACTGGGTAGCCAGTGCCGCATGCCGGAAAGCGTTTGGCACCGCCAATCTCTTCGGCTCCGGCCCCGAACAGCGCAAGGCCAAGAGCATCTGCCGCAGGTGCACCGTCGTCGCCGAATGTCTGGCGGATGCACTCGACAGCCGCATCGAGCACGGTGTGTGGGGCGGCATGACCGAGCGCGAGCGTCGCGCACTGCTGCGCCGGCGTCCTGACGTCGTCACCTGGGCGGAGTTGTTCAAGCGCGACCGCCCGACCGGCGTCATCGAGTGA
- a CDS encoding PHP domain-containing protein — MRIDLHTHSTCSDGTQSPADVVRSAAAAGLDVVALTDHDSTRGWSDASDAALETGVSLVPGIEVSCATDGISVHLLGYLVDPGDAALLAELEHARSSRRTRAQRIVDKLAPDTGLTWDMVQQQFGPETTIGRPHIADALIAHGVVASREEAFASYLHNSSKYHVSHYAPDPVTATALVRAAGGVPVMAHPFAAKRGRTVADDVIERMTQAGLAGLEVHHRDHDAAAVDKGTALAADLGLLVTGSSDYHGAGKPNRLGENTTTPEVLEQIIAQATSGVRVTAP, encoded by the coding sequence ATGCGCATCGATCTGCACACCCACTCCACCTGCAGCGACGGCACGCAGTCACCTGCCGACGTGGTGCGCTCCGCTGCTGCAGCCGGTCTGGATGTCGTCGCGCTGACCGACCACGACAGCACACGGGGGTGGAGCGACGCGTCGGATGCTGCACTCGAGACCGGCGTCTCGCTGGTGCCGGGCATCGAGGTCTCCTGCGCCACCGACGGCATCAGCGTTCATCTGTTGGGCTATCTGGTCGATCCCGGTGATGCCGCATTGTTGGCGGAGCTGGAGCACGCGAGGTCTTCGCGGCGTACCAGAGCGCAGCGGATCGTCGACAAACTCGCGCCCGACACGGGCCTGACCTGGGACATGGTGCAGCAGCAGTTCGGGCCGGAGACCACCATCGGACGGCCGCACATCGCCGACGCCCTCATCGCGCACGGCGTCGTTGCTTCGCGTGAGGAGGCGTTCGCGTCATACCTGCACAATTCCTCGAAGTATCACGTGTCGCATTACGCACCCGACCCGGTGACGGCGACGGCTCTGGTGCGTGCAGCGGGTGGTGTGCCGGTCATGGCGCACCCGTTCGCCGCCAAGCGCGGTCGCACGGTCGCGGACGACGTCATCGAACGTATGACGCAGGCGGGCCTGGCTGGTCTCGAGGTGCACCACCGCGACCACGATGCGGCGGCGGTCGACAAGGGGACGGCCCTGGCGGCAGACCTGGGTCTGCTGGTCACCGGGTCGAGTGACTACCACGGCGCCGGCAAGCCCAACCGGCTCGGCGAAAACACCACAACGCCAGAGGTGCTCGAGCAGATCATCGCCCAGGCGACGTCCGGTGTGCGGGTCACAGCTCCATGA
- a CDS encoding RecB family exonuclease, which translates to MPQRLFIASPSKLGAWLDCPRMYRMAYLDRPKPAARPQRAHTSIGLTVHNVLRDFWDLPADRRTPQGVRELVRTSWIDSGFRDAEQSTMWRGRITGEITDYLRTTDRETQPLGIERTVALKSPTLALSGRIDRLDERGDQLAVVDYKTSRRPLHPDDARTSLALAFYAAAASRMFHRPCHTVELHHVPTGEVIRHEHTAESIARKLAEAESIARDLRKAADAYAQQGVEASQFAPNPSALCRWCDFRAHCPEGQAMGPEKSSWAALEYDETAAPMG; encoded by the coding sequence ATGCCGCAGCGGCTGTTCATCGCCAGCCCGAGCAAGCTCGGGGCCTGGCTGGATTGCCCGCGGATGTACCGCATGGCCTACCTCGACCGGCCCAAGCCGGCGGCACGACCGCAACGGGCGCACACCTCGATCGGGCTGACCGTGCACAACGTCCTGCGCGATTTCTGGGATCTTCCGGCGGATCGCCGGACGCCGCAGGGGGTGCGCGAGCTGGTGCGAACTTCGTGGATCGACAGCGGTTTTCGCGATGCGGAGCAGTCGACGATGTGGCGCGGCCGGATCACCGGCGAGATCACCGACTACCTGCGCACCACCGACCGTGAGACGCAACCGCTCGGCATCGAGCGCACAGTGGCGTTGAAGTCGCCGACCCTGGCGTTGTCCGGTCGCATCGACCGCCTTGACGAGCGTGGCGACCAGTTGGCGGTCGTCGACTACAAGACGTCACGTCGGCCGTTGCATCCCGACGACGCACGCACCTCGCTGGCGTTGGCGTTCTACGCGGCAGCCGCGTCACGGATGTTTCACCGCCCGTGTCACACGGTCGAGTTGCACCACGTGCCGACCGGGGAGGTGATCCGTCACGAGCACACGGCTGAGTCCATCGCTCGCAAGCTCGCGGAGGCCGAATCCATCGCTCGTGATCTGCGCAAGGCTGCGGACGCCTACGCACAGCAGGGGGTCGAGGCGTCGCAGTTTGCGCCGAATCCGTCCGCGCTGTGCCGGTGGTGCGATTTTCGGGCGCATTGCCCGGAGGGTCAGGCGATGGGGCCGGAGAAGAGTTCCTGGGCTGCGCTGGAGTATGACGAGACCGCCGCGCCGATGGGGTGA
- a CDS encoding helix-turn-helix transcriptional regulator, with product MTHELKTAGTTAFSADFVERLRLADRMFRRTDRGESTLRYAICRSAISALARVDSFYIGFFRDEDLFYIPYIYDHDVFLQPDISKLSKRGVAHWVRMSKRTYAYREDNGAKLTHAIPFGNTDEMSLDAAIVPLIDPVSDDVAGIISIQSLAADSYDDQVIRALEWLARALMHSLARDVADHDELRLYDLYPELDSSLILGEMDLITEVNTRLTRLRRAIGLLAQEAAASPMASLAERARDVQLLCEHIQVEIGQLVGRLGPADGSPGISPHLALTPREEEVARLIADDNLTNAQLAKQLHISEKTVKAHVGSVLRKLGVTQRSAIAWVVGPVSEQNRH from the coding sequence ATGACGCACGAATTGAAAACCGCTGGCACCACTGCCTTCTCGGCTGACTTCGTGGAACGGCTGCGGTTGGCGGACCGGATGTTTCGTCGGACCGACCGTGGCGAAAGCACCCTGCGGTATGCCATCTGCCGCAGCGCGATCAGCGCGCTCGCAAGGGTGGACAGTTTCTACATCGGGTTCTTCCGCGACGAGGATCTGTTCTACATCCCGTACATCTACGACCACGACGTCTTCTTGCAACCCGACATCAGCAAGCTCAGCAAGCGCGGCGTGGCGCACTGGGTGCGCATGAGCAAGCGGACGTATGCCTATCGCGAGGACAACGGCGCCAAACTGACGCACGCCATACCATTCGGCAACACCGATGAGATGTCGCTGGATGCGGCAATCGTCCCGCTCATCGACCCGGTGAGTGACGACGTCGCGGGCATCATCTCGATCCAGAGTCTCGCTGCCGACTCGTATGACGATCAGGTCATCCGCGCCCTCGAATGGCTGGCCCGAGCACTCATGCACTCACTGGCACGCGACGTGGCCGATCACGACGAACTGCGGTTGTACGACCTGTATCCCGAGCTCGACAGCTCGTTGATCCTGGGCGAAATGGACCTCATCACCGAGGTCAACACTCGACTGACACGGCTGCGCCGGGCGATCGGTCTGCTGGCCCAGGAGGCCGCGGCCTCACCCATGGCGTCGCTGGCCGAACGGGCCCGCGACGTGCAGTTGCTCTGCGAACACATCCAGGTCGAGATCGGCCAACTCGTGGGCCGGCTGGGACCGGCCGACGGCAGTCCGGGCATCTCCCCGCACCTCGCGCTCACACCGCGGGAGGAGGAGGTCGCGCGGCTCATCGCCGACGACAACCTCACCAATGCTCAGTTGGCCAAGCAACTGCACATCTCGGAAAAGACCGTCAAAGCCCACGTGGGCAGCGTGCTACGCAAGCTCGGCGTCACCCAGCGATCCGCCATCGCCTGGGTCGTCGGTCCCGTCTCCGAGCAGAACCGCCACTGA
- a CDS encoding DEAD/DEAH box helicase yields MSESEITTAEPTFADFGVHADIVAALADAGIKHPFPIQAMTLPVALGGHDIIGQAKTGTGKTLGFGVPMLARCVSPKDAAFDDLPAAGKPQALAVAPTRELAVQVAGDLTTAAKRRGIRVATIYGGRAFEPQVAQLKAGVEVVVGTPGRLIDLVNQGHLDLSYVRSVVLDEADEMLDLGFLPDVEKLLAMTPASRQTMLFSATMPGAVVALARRYMTQPTHIRAMNEEGDDGHTVKAIEQFVYRAHAMDKVEMLARILQAKDRGLTIIFTRTKRTAAKVSDELTERGFAAAAIHGDLGQGAREQALRAFRTGKVDILVATDVAARGIDVENVTHVVNYQCPEDEKTYVHRIGRTGRAGNTGVAVTFVDWDDMPRWALINKALDLGIAEPPETYSSSEHLFADLDIPSSAAGTLPRSERTRAGLAAERVEDLGETGKSGHGAKSGGGRSGSRGGGSRGRGSRDAGSGRPRTGTAESAESAGSRGSDRSGGPRRRRRRTRGGDGGSAAAAPTLPQD; encoded by the coding sequence ATGTCTGAAAGCGAAATCACCACCGCCGAGCCCACTTTCGCGGATTTCGGCGTCCACGCCGACATCGTCGCCGCGCTCGCCGACGCCGGCATCAAGCACCCGTTCCCGATCCAGGCCATGACACTGCCGGTCGCCCTCGGCGGCCACGACATCATCGGACAAGCGAAGACAGGCACCGGCAAGACGCTCGGCTTCGGCGTGCCCATGTTGGCCCGATGCGTCTCGCCTAAAGACGCCGCCTTCGACGACCTGCCGGCTGCCGGTAAGCCGCAGGCACTTGCCGTGGCGCCGACGCGCGAGCTCGCCGTCCAGGTCGCCGGCGACCTGACCACCGCCGCGAAGCGGCGCGGCATACGTGTCGCCACTATCTACGGCGGCCGGGCCTTCGAGCCGCAGGTCGCCCAGCTCAAGGCAGGCGTCGAGGTCGTGGTCGGCACCCCCGGGCGTCTCATCGACCTGGTCAACCAGGGCCACCTCGACCTGTCGTACGTCCGTTCCGTCGTGCTCGACGAAGCCGACGAGATGCTCGATCTCGGATTCCTGCCCGACGTGGAGAAGCTGCTGGCGATGACCCCGGCCAGTCGCCAGACAATGCTGTTCTCGGCGACGATGCCGGGCGCGGTCGTCGCGCTGGCGCGTCGTTACATGACCCAGCCGACGCACATCCGGGCGATGAACGAAGAAGGCGACGACGGCCACACCGTCAAGGCGATCGAGCAGTTCGTCTACCGCGCGCATGCGATGGACAAGGTCGAGATGCTCGCCCGGATCCTGCAGGCCAAGGACCGTGGCCTCACGATCATCTTCACCCGCACCAAGCGCACCGCCGCGAAGGTGTCTGACGAACTCACCGAGCGTGGTTTCGCCGCAGCCGCGATCCACGGTGATCTCGGTCAGGGCGCGCGTGAGCAAGCACTGCGCGCCTTCCGCACCGGCAAGGTCGACATCCTGGTCGCCACCGACGTTGCCGCGCGCGGCATCGACGTCGAGAACGTCACCCACGTCGTCAACTACCAGTGCCCCGAGGACGAGAAGACCTACGTGCACCGCATCGGCCGCACCGGCCGCGCCGGCAACACCGGCGTCGCGGTGACCTTCGTCGACTGGGACGACATGCCGCGCTGGGCGCTGATCAACAAGGCGCTCGATCTCGGCATCGCTGAGCCGCCGGAGACCTACTCCTCCTCCGAGCATCTGTTCGCCGACCTCGACATCCCCTCCTCCGCCGCCGGAACCCTGCCGCGGTCGGAGCGCACCCGAGCCGGCCTCGCCGCCGAGCGGGTCGAAGATCTCGGCGAGACGGGCAAGTCCGGTCACGGCGCCAAGTCCGGAGGCGGCCGCTCCGGTTCGCGTGGCGGCGGCTCACGGGGCCGGGGATCCCGCGACGCAGGATCCGGTCGTCCTCGCACCGGCACCGCCGAGTCGGCCGAGTCGGCCGGCAGTCGCGGTTCCGACCGCTCCGGTGGCCCGCGCCGTCGGCGTCGGCGCACCCGTGGCGGGGACGGCGGGAGCGCTGCCGCAGCGCCGACGCTACCTCAGGACTGA
- a CDS encoding ferritin-like fold-containing protein has protein sequence MSDASAPPPDDRVARHGDRTEADLADPEYRKGAIALLAALAYGELVSFFTIVQEATFAPRSQDKEALARVATVEFGHYEGLSARLRELGADPHEAMEPFTRPIDDWHGRARPSNWLEALMKVYAGNSIAVDFYREIAALVDPQTRALVVHVLSDGEQVEFARSQLQAAIAADEKVAGRLALWGRRLVGEALSQAQRVAAENDDLTNMLVDDGSGHGLDLAELVRLFARITDRHTRRMEALGLSA, from the coding sequence ATGTCCGACGCTTCCGCACCACCTCCCGACGACCGGGTCGCACGGCACGGTGACCGCACCGAGGCCGACCTGGCCGATCCGGAGTACCGCAAGGGCGCGATCGCGCTGCTGGCTGCGTTGGCATATGGCGAGCTGGTGAGCTTCTTCACGATCGTGCAGGAGGCGACCTTTGCCCCGCGATCGCAGGACAAGGAGGCTCTTGCGCGGGTGGCGACCGTGGAATTCGGCCACTACGAGGGTCTGTCGGCACGACTGCGTGAACTGGGCGCCGACCCCCACGAGGCGATGGAGCCGTTCACCCGGCCGATCGACGACTGGCACGGTCGGGCCCGTCCGTCGAACTGGCTGGAAGCGCTGATGAAGGTCTATGCCGGCAACTCGATCGCGGTCGACTTCTACCGCGAGATCGCCGCGCTGGTCGACCCGCAGACCCGCGCTCTCGTCGTGCATGTGCTGTCCGATGGTGAGCAGGTCGAATTCGCGCGCTCGCAGTTGCAGGCGGCGATCGCCGCCGACGAGAAGGTCGCCGGTCGCCTCGCGCTGTGGGGGCGGCGGCTGGTCGGGGAAGCACTGTCGCAGGCGCAGCGCGTCGCTGCTGAGAACGACGACCTCACCAACATGCTCGTCGACGACGGCTCCGGCCACGGCCTCGACCTGGCGGAGCTCGTGCGACTGTTCGCCCGGATCACCGACCGGCATACCCGGCGGATGGAAGCTCTCGGGCTGTCTGCCTGA
- a CDS encoding GlsB/YeaQ/YmgE family stress response membrane protein, translated as MISAIIGSVIAGLIIGAVARLILPGKQDISILMTIVIGVVSSLIVGIIFGAAFKHGHPWISWIIAVIVAAGAIVLYGNMTGRRQVRR; from the coding sequence ATGATTAGTGCCATCATCGGTTCGGTCATCGCCGGGCTCATCATCGGCGCGGTCGCTCGACTGATCTTGCCAGGCAAGCAGGACATCTCGATCCTGATGACGATCGTCATCGGCGTGGTCTCTTCGCTCATCGTCGGCATCATCTTCGGCGCCGCGTTCAAGCACGGCCACCCGTGGATCTCCTGGATCATCGCCGTCATCGTCGCCGCCGGTGCGATCGTGCTCTACGGCAACATGACCGGGCGCAGACAGGTTCGTCGCTGA
- a CDS encoding ABC transporter ATP-binding protein — MSHTAGGHEPAGTPDSSGRQVAASAEHLIKTYGKGETTVHALREVTIDFAAGEFTAIMGPSGSGKSTLMHCLAGLDTATSGTVRIGDTELTRLSDKQMTRLRRDRVGFVFQAFNLVPTLTARENITLPLDIAGRKPDKEWMATVVGRLGLEDRLGHRPSELSGGQVQRVACARALVGRPEIIFGDEPTGNLDSRSSGEVLSILRTSVDDLGQTVVIVTHDPRAASYADRVVFLADGQIVSDQRGLSSDDIFEYMKHLDNGSHAGDPDQVG; from the coding sequence ATGTCGCACACCGCAGGAGGGCACGAGCCCGCCGGCACACCGGACAGCTCGGGCAGGCAGGTCGCCGCGTCTGCCGAGCATCTGATCAAGACGTACGGCAAGGGCGAGACCACGGTGCACGCACTGCGGGAGGTCACGATCGACTTCGCCGCCGGTGAGTTCACCGCGATCATGGGGCCGTCGGGTTCGGGCAAGTCGACGCTCATGCACTGCCTGGCCGGGCTCGACACCGCCACGAGCGGCACCGTCCGCATCGGCGACACCGAGCTCACGCGCTTGTCGGACAAACAGATGACCCGCCTGCGCCGCGACCGGGTGGGCTTCGTCTTCCAGGCGTTCAACCTGGTGCCGACGCTGACCGCCCGCGAGAACATCACGCTGCCGCTCGACATCGCCGGCCGCAAACCCGACAAGGAGTGGATGGCCACGGTCGTCGGTCGCCTGGGCCTTGAGGACCGCCTCGGCCACCGGCCCAGCGAACTGTCCGGTGGTCAGGTGCAACGTGTCGCGTGTGCCCGTGCCCTCGTCGGCCGGCCCGAGATCATCTTCGGTGACGAGCCGACCGGCAACCTGGACTCGCGGTCGTCGGGCGAAGTGTTGTCGATCCTGCGCACGTCGGTCGACGACCTCGGCCAGACCGTCGTCATCGTCACCCACGACCCCCGTGCGGCGTCCTATGCGGACCGGGTGGTCTTCCTGGCCGACGGTCAGATCGTCAGCGACCAGCGCGGGCTGTCGAGCGACGACATCTTCGAATACATGAAGCACCTCGACAACGGTTCGCATGCCGGCGATCCCGACCAGGTGGGCTGA